A genomic segment from Desulforegula conservatrix Mb1Pa encodes:
- a CDS encoding FUSC family protein — protein MIESKNIIVNIKNRLAFTNLEFQYILKCLIGVSVCYIPYVLVPQHEFYWSIISVLLVLAPDHSDSNRLAMDRMKANVIGSVVGLLAFLFLEHVPVLVVLCIAVIVNILICYMLGLESATRSALAALVIVLIQEKERSSWASGFERMGCVIVGCLIAIIITYIFSRFEKMRNGRNSVSESIEK, from the coding sequence ATGATTGAATCAAAAAATATCATTGTTAATATAAAAAACAGACTCGCTTTCACGAATCTGGAATTTCAGTACATTCTGAAATGTCTGATAGGTGTTTCAGTCTGCTATATTCCATATGTGCTTGTCCCCCAGCACGAATTTTACTGGAGCATAATTTCAGTTCTTCTTGTACTTGCACCTGACCACAGCGATTCCAACAGGTTGGCAATGGACAGAATGAAGGCCAATGTTATAGGTTCGGTCGTCGGGCTATTAGCTTTTTTGTTTCTTGAGCATGTTCCTGTGCTTGTCGTGCTTTGCATAGCTGTGATTGTGAATATCCTGATCTGTTACATGCTTGGCCTTGAAAGCGCGACCAGATCAGCCCTTGCTGCGCTTGTAATTGTGCTCATTCAGGAAAAAGAACGGAGCAGCTGGGCATCGGGTTTTGAAAGAATGGGATGTGTTATAGTAGGGTGTTTAATAGCAATTATAATCACTTATATTTTCAGCAGGTTTGAAAAGATGAGAAACGGCAGGAATAGTGTGTCTGAATCAATTGAGAAATAA
- a CDS encoding beta-ketoacyl synthase N-terminal-like domain-containing protein, whose product MNKFSPVAVVGMSCVFPDALNLNQFWSNLENGRSAIKDIPASRWLAKPESVMSDKYELDKTCSRRAGLIEGFEFIPEGFSVDPEILSKLDPSHKIVLDAARQLVTDFRLKDEEKPETGIILAAIALPTEGSSKLTGKLIWPEIRSRLMNTPVDATLPDTIDCLEARVTGFPASITAKSLGIGGYTLTLDAACASSLYAIKLACDELSSGRAKVMIAGGVSRPDCLYTQIGFTQLQAISPTGTCRPFDADANGLVVGEGAGLVMLKRLEDAIKDGNKIFGVIRGIGLSNDMGGNLLAPDSNGQLRAMKSAYTAAGWNPHDVDFIECHGAGTPVGDKIELSSLTEIMAGRYKKNPCRLGAVKSTTGHMLTAAGAAGFIKTLLSIHNKSFVPTFNHARHSSDSPLEKGLVKVQTKTENWEKSGQTRKAAISAFGFGGINGHILVEEYSADKAINHANKPQENKCKIAITGLGIKAGKIKGTDEFRDCVFKGISSLEKIQPERFKNISAVSSKTLTGNPLYEVSTYPGEFHIPPNEIPEILPQHILMLQAAKEAMISGGLSERKERPEMGGAIGIEFDYEATNYHLRWDLENRLKEWGFELQTEKDLEDFKNLVSPPLNANRTIGSLGSIIASRVAKEFRLGGPCFSVSCDSASGMKAVEIGVRSLQNGETDSFLAGAVDFTSDIRSVFIRNGLLKGDIPTSDCAAAIIMKRLDDAVKDGDTVYAVIDGIRSSASELYSMQKCLKEAGINHADLSLIERSSGSEVLAGAIGNDISGEASDNKLHNIHTALGSVAGVSGFSGAASGIVSIVKTAMSLKNDVLPPAPLLLKPGQNLGERYHLPAAPSFWFKNANDKKRHAAVFCDTHDNQSSVAILSEYQKKKDIFQSFRPNHGFFAISAPSESLLLEKLGDFERFISGNNSLMSEAAEIWSSNTGRITKNSSILVFVSSVKEKLLTLIAQAFKAVKEKTQLSISGPESVFYYPEKPKGKICFVYPGSGTHYPGMGRETGAAWPFVLEKLDLDNSCIKSWFSPEVFIPYRSDWGPGWEEDAAKNASSDMEKMIAGQVIHGYVMTKLLAGFGIKPEAVIGYSLGESAANFSTGAWPDPGEMFSRMQASPLFKTELAGKCLSTRKAWNIPEEADFEWVVALVNKPSEETLKEIGKYPLTRLLLVNTSTQCVIGGHKPQIESVIANLKTDAGFMEGVVTVHCDAASLSAEAYRNLHVFDVNPDPTVTYYSCFLGKSHEITKDSAADSILGQALHGFDYTKVINQAYEDGVRFFIEAGPGASCTRMIGQILSEKNHIAAAACVKGEDGTLTFLKLLARLAALGIFTDIDKLFSLKKERYIEDKKCGAKPIKISTSGHILPSSEDLKKFYKKKEKSSDYSKTDSDLDLGSAAEIIPQPRTANITKDKPAPELTVNANNFSDNYSGAVFIADDGMGYGESLEEEISPVAEIASMIAENSRAAAEAHSEFLDFSMKLQKSMADAVNLRADLIASSADDLFDDSFKIASSLNVLPTASGVKVHNPLLENDKKSTKANFSEAGIDKTPPAYDRDMCMEFAIGSAEKVLGPEFAPLDTYKARVRLPDEPLMLVDRIVLVDGEKNSMKSGRCVTEHDVLPGAWYLDGGRAPACISIEAGQADLFLCSYLGVDLRVKGERSYRLLDAKAQFHRPFPQPGDTIRYDIRIEKFIHQGDTWMFFFNFDGYIGNELMITMKNGCAGFFTPEEVNNSGGIVLTAEDLKPLPGNISPDYRPLVPMKKESLDENQIEALRNGNLEAAFGIDFKNKFLSKSLTLPSGKMKLVDRVLEIDPKGGRYGLGRILAEADIVPDAWFLTCHFVDDMVMPGTLMYECCCHTLRILTLRMGWITEKEDVFYGPVTDVGSVLKCRGPVTTETKKVLYEVDIKEIGYDPEPFVIADALMYADGRRIVSFRSMTMKIYGVTKNEIENIWDVKNIQPNAKPQVFTNDQIMECCMGEPSRAFGEKYRPWDSDMNPQRFIARLPKPPYLCMDRVVEADVTQWELKPAGWITAEFDIKPDSWYFRANRSKTMPFSFLLEAALQPCGWLAAYMGSALHGKEDLRFRNLGGTATQHREVFSNDSRLTMRSRLTRASKAGGMIIENFDMEVLENGEMVYSGSTSFGFFTKAALAAQAGITGETVWMPEEKDIEGNILENLPEFAPLFPEDSNFISFSGMALPAKTMRMFDRGLYVPGCGPEGLGIILGEKDVDPEEWFFKAHFHGDPVCPGSLGLESFIQLIKFAAFKIWPELEGKARFSDLLDDEHTWTYRGQILGHCKLVKIHGYITKIENDPVPLIKANGYLFVDGLCIYKMENFGVRLVKD is encoded by the coding sequence AATTTATTCCTGAAGGTTTTTCAGTTGATCCTGAAATACTGTCAAAGCTTGATCCATCCCATAAAATAGTTCTTGATGCTGCACGTCAGCTTGTTACTGACTTCAGGCTTAAAGATGAAGAAAAACCGGAAACAGGAATAATACTTGCTGCAATTGCTCTTCCCACGGAAGGTTCTTCAAAACTTACAGGAAAGCTTATCTGGCCTGAGATTCGTTCAAGATTAATGAATACTCCGGTTGATGCTACTTTGCCAGACACCATTGACTGCCTTGAAGCCAGAGTGACAGGATTCCCCGCATCAATTACTGCAAAAAGTCTTGGTATTGGCGGTTATACACTCACTCTTGACGCTGCCTGCGCATCTTCTCTCTATGCCATTAAACTTGCATGTGACGAACTCTCGTCAGGCAGGGCTAAAGTCATGATTGCAGGAGGCGTATCGCGTCCTGACTGTCTTTATACTCAGATCGGTTTTACCCAGCTCCAGGCAATTTCCCCGACAGGCACTTGCAGACCTTTTGATGCAGACGCCAACGGACTAGTGGTAGGTGAGGGCGCAGGTCTTGTAATGCTCAAGCGGCTTGAAGATGCAATCAAGGATGGAAACAAGATTTTTGGCGTTATCAGGGGCATAGGGCTTTCAAATGATATGGGCGGAAATCTCCTCGCGCCTGATTCAAATGGTCAGTTGCGGGCAATGAAATCAGCTTATACTGCCGCGGGATGGAATCCCCATGACGTTGATTTTATTGAATGCCACGGAGCAGGAACACCTGTTGGCGACAAGATCGAGCTTTCAAGTCTTACAGAAATTATGGCGGGAAGGTATAAAAAAAATCCATGCAGGCTCGGAGCAGTAAAATCAACCACAGGCCATATGCTTACAGCAGCTGGTGCAGCAGGTTTCATTAAAACCCTTCTTTCAATTCATAACAAATCCTTTGTTCCTACTTTTAATCACGCAAGACATTCATCTGACAGTCCACTTGAAAAAGGTCTTGTCAAGGTTCAGACAAAAACTGAAAATTGGGAAAAATCCGGACAAACAAGAAAGGCAGCGATCAGCGCATTCGGATTCGGAGGGATTAACGGCCATATTCTTGTTGAAGAGTATTCAGCTGATAAGGCCATTAATCATGCAAATAAACCTCAAGAAAACAAATGCAAAATTGCCATAACAGGTCTTGGGATCAAGGCCGGGAAAATCAAAGGTACTGACGAGTTCAGGGACTGTGTTTTTAAAGGAATTTCTTCTTTAGAAAAAATTCAGCCTGAAAGATTTAAAAATATATCAGCCGTTTCCTCTAAAACTCTTACTGGCAATCCTTTATATGAGGTTTCAACCTATCCGGGCGAATTCCATATACCGCCAAATGAGATTCCAGAAATTCTACCCCAGCATATTCTCATGCTCCAGGCTGCAAAAGAGGCCATGATTTCAGGTGGTCTTTCAGAAAGGAAAGAAAGACCTGAAATGGGCGGAGCCATAGGTATAGAGTTTGATTATGAAGCCACAAACTATCATCTGAGATGGGATCTGGAAAACCGCCTTAAAGAATGGGGCTTTGAGCTTCAAACAGAAAAAGATCTTGAAGATTTTAAAAATCTTGTTTCACCTCCGTTAAACGCAAACAGGACAATAGGCTCACTCGGAAGCATCATCGCAAGCAGGGTTGCCAAGGAATTCAGACTCGGCGGACCATGTTTCAGTGTTTCCTGCGATTCCGCGTCTGGCATGAAGGCCGTTGAAATAGGAGTAAGGTCACTTCAAAATGGAGAAACAGACTCTTTTCTGGCAGGTGCAGTTGATTTTACGTCTGATATAAGATCCGTATTCATCAGAAACGGGCTGTTAAAAGGCGATATACCCACTTCTGACTGCGCGGCTGCAATAATAATGAAGCGCCTCGATGATGCCGTAAAAGATGGAGATACAGTATATGCAGTAATAGATGGCATCCGTTCATCAGCTTCTGAATTATATTCAATGCAGAAATGCCTGAAAGAAGCCGGGATAAATCATGCTGATCTGAGTTTGATTGAGCGGAGCTCGGGTAGCGAAGTTTTGGCTGGGGCAATTGGTAATGATATTTCAGGCGAAGCTTCTGATAATAAACTTCATAATATCCATACAGCCCTTGGATCTGTAGCCGGAGTTTCAGGTTTTTCAGGCGCTGCGTCCGGTATTGTTTCAATTGTAAAAACTGCAATGAGCCTTAAAAATGACGTTCTTCCACCAGCTCCCTTATTATTAAAGCCTGGTCAAAATTTGGGTGAAAGATATCATCTGCCTGCTGCGCCTTCTTTCTGGTTCAAAAATGCCAATGATAAAAAGCGCCATGCAGCAGTATTTTGTGACACCCATGACAATCAAAGCAGTGTGGCAATTCTTTCCGAATATCAGAAAAAGAAGGACATATTCCAGTCATTCAGGCCGAACCACGGATTTTTTGCGATTTCAGCACCAAGCGAGAGTCTGCTTCTTGAAAAACTTGGTGATTTTGAAAGATTTATTTCAGGTAATAATTCATTAATGTCTGAAGCAGCTGAAATATGGAGCTCAAATACTGGCAGAATAACAAAAAACTCGTCAATCCTGGTTTTTGTTTCTTCAGTCAAAGAAAAGCTTTTGACCCTTATAGCCCAAGCTTTTAAGGCCGTAAAAGAGAAAACCCAGTTAAGCATTTCAGGGCCTGAGAGCGTTTTTTATTACCCTGAAAAACCTAAAGGTAAAATCTGTTTTGTTTATCCAGGCTCAGGAACCCATTATCCTGGAATGGGCAGGGAAACCGGGGCAGCATGGCCTTTTGTTCTTGAAAAACTTGACCTTGATAATTCATGCATAAAAAGCTGGTTTTCGCCCGAAGTCTTTATCCCTTACAGATCAGACTGGGGGCCGGGATGGGAGGAAGACGCAGCAAAGAATGCGTCTTCTGATATGGAAAAAATGATAGCCGGTCAGGTCATTCATGGCTATGTAATGACAAAGCTTCTTGCAGGATTCGGGATAAAACCTGAAGCTGTAATTGGCTATAGTCTTGGCGAGTCAGCGGCTAATTTTTCAACAGGAGCTTGGCCAGATCCTGGTGAAATGTTCTCAAGGATGCAGGCGTCCCCGCTTTTTAAAACAGAACTTGCAGGAAAATGTCTTTCAACAAGAAAAGCATGGAATATTCCTGAAGAAGCTGATTTTGAGTGGGTTGTCGCTCTTGTGAATAAACCTTCTGAGGAAACTCTTAAGGAAATTGGAAAATATCCGCTCACAAGGCTCCTTCTTGTAAACACTTCTACTCAGTGCGTAATTGGTGGACATAAGCCGCAGATTGAGTCTGTGATTGCAAATCTAAAGACAGACGCAGGCTTTATGGAAGGAGTCGTGACAGTTCACTGCGACGCCGCCAGCCTTTCAGCCGAAGCATACAGGAATCTTCATGTTTTTGATGTTAATCCAGATCCGACAGTCACTTATTACAGCTGCTTTCTCGGGAAAAGCCATGAGATAACAAAAGACAGCGCAGCAGACTCCATTCTTGGTCAGGCTCTTCATGGCTTTGATTATACAAAGGTCATAAATCAGGCTTATGAAGATGGCGTTAGATTTTTTATCGAAGCTGGACCCGGTGCTTCATGTACAAGAATGATAGGCCAGATTCTTTCTGAAAAAAATCATATTGCGGCAGCGGCTTGTGTGAAAGGAGAAGATGGGACTCTGACTTTTCTGAAACTTCTGGCAAGACTTGCCGCACTTGGGATTTTTACGGATATTGACAAGCTTTTTTCATTAAAAAAAGAGCGGTATATAGAAGATAAAAAATGCGGTGCAAAGCCAATAAAAATATCCACGTCTGGACATATTCTGCCATCAAGTGAAGATCTGAAGAAATTCTACAAAAAAAAGGAGAAATCATCAGATTATTCAAAAACAGATTCTGATTTAGATTTAGGCTCAGCAGCTGAAATAATACCTCAACCCAGAACTGCTAATATTACGAAAGATAAACCAGCTCCAGAGCTTACGGTAAACGCCAATAATTTTTCAGATAATTATTCTGGCGCAGTTTTCATTGCTGATGACGGCATGGGGTATGGAGAAAGTCTTGAAGAAGAAATATCTCCTGTCGCTGAAATAGCCTCAATGATAGCCGAAAACAGCAGGGCTGCGGCAGAGGCTCATTCAGAGTTTCTTGATTTTTCAATGAAGCTCCAGAAAAGCATGGCCGATGCTGTGAATCTTAGGGCTGATCTCATTGCATCTTCGGCTGATGATTTATTTGATGATTCATTCAAAATAGCCAGTTCCTTAAACGTTCTCCCCACCGCTTCGGGTGTGAAGGTGCATAATCCGCTCCTTGAAAATGATAAAAAATCGACTAAAGCTAATTTTAGTGAGGCTGGTATAGACAAAACTCCGCCAGCATACGACCGTGACATGTGTATGGAATTTGCCATTGGTTCTGCTGAAAAAGTTCTGGGACCAGAATTTGCGCCTCTCGATACTTACAAGGCAAGGGTAAGACTTCCAGACGAACCTCTCATGCTTGTGGACAGAATTGTGCTTGTGGACGGCGAGAAAAATTCCATGAAGAGCGGAAGATGCGTCACTGAGCATGATGTTCTTCCAGGAGCATGGTATCTTGACGGGGGAAGGGCGCCAGCTTGCATTTCCATTGAAGCAGGTCAGGCAGATCTTTTCCTTTGTTCATATCTTGGAGTTGACTTAAGGGTAAAAGGTGAGCGCTCATATCGTCTACTTGACGCCAAAGCCCAATTTCACAGACCTTTTCCCCAGCCAGGAGATACAATCCGCTACGACATCAGAATCGAAAAATTCATACATCAGGGCGATACATGGATGTTCTTTTTCAATTTTGACGGATACATCGGCAATGAGCTGATGATAACCATGAAAAACGGATGCGCAGGTTTTTTCACTCCTGAAGAGGTTAACAATTCCGGCGGAATCGTATTAACTGCCGAAGATCTTAAGCCTTTGCCTGGAAATATCTCTCCTGATTACAGGCCTCTTGTTCCAATGAAAAAAGAGAGCCTTGATGAAAATCAGATCGAGGCACTAAGAAATGGAAATCTTGAAGCAGCATTCGGGATTGATTTCAAAAATAAATTTCTTTCAAAATCTCTTACCCTTCCATCAGGCAAAATGAAGCTGGTTGACAGGGTTCTTGAAATAGATCCTAAAGGCGGAAGATACGGTCTTGGCCGAATTCTTGCCGAAGCAGACATTGTTCCTGATGCCTGGTTTCTCACATGTCATTTTGTGGATGACATGGTTATGCCCGGCACGCTCATGTATGAATGCTGCTGTCACACCTTGCGTATCCTTACGCTCAGAATGGGCTGGATAACTGAAAAAGAAGATGTTTTTTATGGCCCTGTTACAGATGTCGGTAGTGTTCTTAAATGTCGGGGGCCTGTTACCACTGAAACAAAAAAGGTTCTTTATGAGGTTGATATAAAAGAGATTGGTTATGATCCCGAGCCTTTTGTGATCGCAGATGCTCTAATGTACGCCGACGGCAGACGCATAGTTTCTTTCAGAAGTATGACCATGAAAATCTACGGCGTTACAAAGAATGAGATAGAAAACATCTGGGACGTGAAAAATATTCAACCAAATGCCAAGCCCCAAGTATTTACAAATGATCAGATCATGGAATGCTGCATGGGAGAGCCTTCAAGGGCTTTTGGTGAAAAATACAGGCCTTGGGATTCTGACATGAATCCCCAAAGATTCATTGCAAGGCTTCCAAAGCCTCCTTATCTGTGCATGGACAGGGTTGTCGAGGCAGATGTTACCCAGTGGGAACTTAAACCTGCCGGATGGATAACTGCTGAGTTCGACATCAAGCCAGATTCCTGGTATTTCAGGGCAAACAGATCAAAAACTATGCCGTTTTCATTTCTTCTCGAGGCAGCTCTTCAGCCATGCGGATGGCTCGCGGCTTATATGGGCTCGGCACTGCATGGGAAAGAGGATCTTCGTTTCAGAAATCTTGGAGGAACAGCGACCCAGCACAGGGAAGTTTTTTCAAATGATTCAAGACTGACCATGAGAAGCAGGCTTACAAGAGCGTCCAAAGCTGGCGGAATGATAATCGAGAATTTTGACATGGAAGTTCTTGAAAATGGAGAAATGGTATATTCAGGCTCGACTTCATTCGGTTTTTTCACAAAAGCTGCCCTTGCCGCCCAGGCAGGAATAACCGGTGAAACCGTATGGATGCCTGAAGAAAAAGACATAGAAGGAAATATTCTGGAAAATTTGCCTGAGTTTGCGCCTTTATTTCCTGAAGATTCAAATTTTATTTCTTTTTCAGGAATGGCTCTTCCTGCCAAGACAATGAGAATGTTTGACAGGGGGCTTTATGTTCCGGGCTGCGGGCCAGAAGGTCTTGGCATAATCCTTGGCGAAAAGGACGTTGATCCTGAGGAATGGTTCTTTAAGGCTCATTTTCATGGAGATCCTGTCTGTCCTGGTTCGCTTGGCCTGGAATCATTTATTCAGCTCATTAAATTTGCTGCTTTTAAAATCTGGCCTGAACTTGAAGGAAAAGCCAGATTTTCAGATCTTCTTGATGATGAGCACACCTGGACATACAGAGGCCAGATACTCGGACATTGCAAACTTGTGAAGATTCATGGCTATATAACCAAAATAGAAAATGATCCTGTTCCTTTAATAAAAGCAAACGGATATCTTTTTGTGGATGGTCTGTGTATATACAAGATGGAAAATTTCGGTGTCAGGCTGGTTAAGGATTGA